Proteins encoded within one genomic window of Dyadobacter chenhuakuii:
- a CDS encoding universal stress protein yields the protein MNKILIPIDFSENAEHALAAAKIIADKEATKLLVLHAYQPYIADVNITPGNVLPGIDGSDFLSMSSELEVEYQKRLERYVDDVIAEGYQAEAIWAIGSVQSTVSEAIEAHNPNLVIIGRTGTGGFLDKLIGSSATSIGLNSNCPVLVIPPQSTPKKFQKVVYATQFEYDETDILREVYVLMNHLGANLTLLKIKSGSQPNIQADHQYIDEIKSNFAIAEDAIVFREARHVLDGIEDYCDEVGADLLIMSARERSFIEEFLINPSVTRKLIIDTHVPLLVFHLK from the coding sequence ATGAACAAGATCCTTATCCCGATTGACTTTTCTGAAAACGCGGAACATGCATTGGCTGCGGCAAAAATCATAGCGGACAAAGAAGCTACAAAGTTGCTCGTGCTGCATGCGTATCAGCCTTATATAGCGGATGTTAACATAACACCCGGCAATGTGTTGCCCGGCATCGACGGCAGCGATTTTCTCTCCATGAGCAGCGAGCTGGAAGTAGAATATCAGAAAAGGCTGGAAAGGTATGTGGATGATGTGATTGCGGAAGGTTATCAGGCGGAAGCGATCTGGGCCATTGGCAGCGTTCAATCCACTGTGTCGGAAGCCATTGAAGCGCATAATCCAAATCTGGTCATAATCGGAAGGACCGGAACAGGCGGGTTTCTGGATAAGCTGATCGGCAGCTCGGCCACAAGTATTGGCTTAAATTCCAATTGCCCGGTGCTCGTGATCCCGCCGCAAAGCACACCGAAAAAATTCCAGAAAGTCGTTTACGCCACGCAGTTTGAATATGATGAGACTGACATTCTCCGCGAAGTTTACGTGCTAATGAACCACCTAGGTGCTAATCTCACCTTATTAAAAATCAAATCAGGTTCACAGCCAAACATTCAGGCTGATCATCAGTATATCGATGAAATCAAATCCAACTTCGCCATTGCGGAAGATGCGATCGTGTTTCGCGAGGCCCGGCACGTGCTGGATGGCATAGAGGATTATTGTGACGAAGTGGGTGCGGATCTGTTGATCATGTCGGCGCGGGAGCGGTCATTTATTGAAGAATTTTTGATCAATCCGAGCGTTACCCGTAAGCTGATCATCGATACTCACGTGCCGCTGCTCGTTTTTCACCTTAAATAA
- the corA gene encoding magnesium/cobalt transporter CorA, with product MSRNRKPKRYKKNLLTSPGTLTYIGPDVELKTKIRKIVYNDQIFKDEQVKSLLECSPGTATEKAVTWLDVDGIHETALIAKLGKLYKLHPLLLEDVVNTEHKPKLEIYDSGHLFLTLKMLHIDSESPICLSSEHVSFVLGENYLVSFQEELTNDIFSPVLDRLQASVGKTRRNGADYLMFALMDIVIDNYFIVLEKLGDSLDTVEDQVIRGTEELSLKELYSLKRELTIARRVIWPLRDMINQLIREDNPLINKDTIPYLRDLYDHVMQVLDTIDSYRELVASLADVHLSTISNRMNSVMKTLTIFSAVFMPLTFIVGVYGMNFENMPELRAHNGYYYVWGLMIAVTTGLIFYFKSKKWM from the coding sequence ATTTCACGCAACAGGAAGCCGAAGCGATACAAGAAAAATCTGCTCACCTCTCCCGGCACACTCACGTACATTGGCCCTGATGTTGAGTTAAAGACCAAGATCAGGAAGATTGTGTATAATGATCAGATTTTCAAGGATGAACAGGTAAAATCTCTGCTGGAATGCAGCCCGGGCACGGCGACGGAAAAGGCCGTCACCTGGCTCGACGTCGACGGCATTCACGAAACCGCATTGATCGCCAAACTTGGCAAACTATATAAGCTGCATCCGCTCCTGCTGGAAGATGTGGTGAATACGGAACACAAGCCCAAACTGGAAATATATGACAGCGGCCACCTGTTCCTGACATTGAAAATGCTGCATATTGATTCGGAATCGCCTATTTGCCTGTCTTCGGAACATGTCAGTTTTGTTTTGGGGGAAAATTACCTGGTGTCTTTTCAGGAAGAGCTAACCAATGATATTTTTTCCCCGGTGCTGGATCGTTTGCAAGCATCCGTTGGGAAAACGCGCAGGAACGGCGCTGATTACCTGATGTTTGCCTTAATGGACATTGTCATTGACAATTACTTCATCGTGCTTGAAAAACTGGGCGACAGCCTGGATACGGTTGAAGATCAGGTGATCCGGGGCACAGAGGAGTTGTCGCTCAAAGAACTCTATTCCCTGAAACGGGAGCTAACCATTGCCAGAAGGGTCATCTGGCCGCTGCGTGACATGATCAACCAGTTGATCCGTGAAGATAATCCGCTCATTAATAAAGATACAATTCCTTATCTGCGAGATCTTTACGACCATGTGATGCAGGTTCTGGACACCATTGACTCCTACCGCGAACTTGTGGCCAGCCTTGCAGATGTGCATTTGTCTACGATCAGCAACCGGATGAATTCGGTGATGAAAACATTGACCATCTTCTCTGCTGTGTTTATGCCCCTGACCTTTATCGTTGGCGTTTACGGCATGAACTTCGAAAATATGCCCGAACTGAGGGCGCACAACGGTTATTATTATGTTTGGGGATTGATGATCGCGGTCACGACAGGGCTGATATTTTATTTCAAATCCAAGAAATGGATGTAA